Proteins from one Streptomyces sp. NBC_00390 genomic window:
- a CDS encoding sugar kinase — protein MTATVHGPVDVVCLGESMVTFLPTQGGRLADVPSFVRGIGGAESNVACALAAAGHRTRWVGRVGADGFGEHLVAAIAAYGVDTSAVERDPERPTGIYFRTAADRATGSHEVLYYRAGSAASAMSLSTMPEEAVRSGRILHLSGITAALSGDCLALMRHLTARRTGRPPVSFDVNHRPGLWRTPSGAGVLLDLARGADIVFVGEDEAEEAWGLRGAASIRAALPEPEVLVVKQGARGATVFARSASSLVLPPTPGGRSGIAPDTVTHVPAPRVEVVAAVGAGDAFAAGFLSATLRGLSVHHRLRHGHLMAAATLTVAGDLATPPSRAHADRLADLDGSAWETLHLGPGWSAAADEEVRTA, from the coding sequence ATGACCGCGACCGTGCACGGACCCGTGGACGTCGTCTGTCTCGGCGAGTCCATGGTCACGTTCCTGCCCACGCAGGGGGGACGCCTCGCCGACGTGCCGTCCTTCGTCCGCGGCATCGGCGGCGCCGAGTCCAATGTGGCGTGCGCTCTGGCCGCGGCCGGGCATCGGACCAGGTGGGTCGGCCGGGTCGGCGCGGACGGCTTCGGCGAGCACCTGGTGGCGGCGATCGCGGCGTACGGAGTCGACACCTCGGCCGTCGAGCGCGACCCGGAGCGCCCCACCGGCATCTACTTCCGTACGGCGGCCGACCGCGCGACCGGGTCGCACGAAGTCCTGTACTACCGCGCCGGGTCCGCCGCCTCCGCGATGTCCTTGTCGACCATGCCGGAAGAAGCCGTACGGTCCGGCAGGATCCTGCACCTGTCCGGGATCACCGCCGCGCTCTCCGGCGACTGTCTCGCCCTGATGCGCCACCTCACCGCACGGCGGACGGGCCGTCCGCCGGTGTCGTTCGACGTGAACCACCGGCCCGGGCTGTGGCGCACACCGTCCGGCGCCGGTGTGCTGCTGGACCTCGCGCGTGGCGCGGACATCGTGTTCGTGGGGGAGGACGAGGCGGAGGAGGCATGGGGGCTTCGGGGTGCGGCGTCGATCAGGGCCGCGTTGCCGGAGCCGGAGGTGCTGGTGGTGAAGCAGGGCGCGCGGGGAGCGACCGTGTTCGCCCGCTCCGCGTCCTCCCTCGTGCTGCCTCCGACGCCGGGGGGCCGTTCAGGAATCGCCCCCGACACCGTCACCCACGTCCCCGCCCCGCGCGTGGAGGTCGTCGCGGCAGTCGGTGCCGGTGACGCCTTCGCCGCCGGGTTCCTGTCCGCCACCCTGCGCGGACTGAGCGTGCATCACCGGCTGCGGCACGGGCATCTCATGGCCGCCGCCACCCTCACCGTCGCCGGCGACCTCGCAACGCCCCCCTCCCGCGCACACGCCGACCGGCTGGCCGACCTGGACGGCAGCGCCTGGGAGACACTTCACCTCGGCCCCGGCTGGTCGGCAGCCGCGGATGAGGAGGTACGTACCGCATGA
- a CDS encoding amino acid deaminase, translating into MPADHAGNADTAVERLAQLASERVDHRFKALPPDAEGLTVGELAADRRNLFTGGFTTPVLALSAESLEHNLALLETWSERHGLAFAPHGKTSMAPQLFERQLAYGAWGITAAVPHQARVYRAHGIQRIFLANEVVDAAALRWLAGELDADPDFRFICYVDSVRGVELMDEALRGTSRPVEVVIELGAGEGARTGVRTEAGCAAVADAVAATATLRLVGVAGYEGEVPQADGDRVRAWVRRLTELAADFDKAGRFDGTTEIVISAGGSAWFDAVADVFGEIPELSRPALKLLRSGAYVSHDDGHYRHLTPFNRLPDEGALRPAFRLWAQVVSRPTPDQAFVNAGKRDAAYDLDLPEAQVVRDGRTGEIRPADGISVSGLSDQHGWVRTTAEADLEVGDWLGMGLSHPCTSFDKWQLIPLVEADGTVVDYIRTFF; encoded by the coding sequence ATGCCCGCCGACCACGCCGGCAACGCCGACACCGCCGTCGAGCGGCTCGCGCAGCTGGCGAGCGAACGCGTCGACCACCGCTTCAAGGCACTCCCGCCCGACGCCGAAGGGCTCACCGTCGGCGAACTCGCCGCCGACCGCCGCAACCTCTTCACCGGCGGCTTCACCACCCCCGTCCTCGCCCTCTCCGCCGAGTCCCTCGAACACAATCTGGCTCTCCTGGAGACCTGGTCCGAGCGCCACGGCCTCGCCTTCGCCCCGCACGGCAAGACCTCCATGGCACCGCAGCTCTTCGAGCGCCAACTGGCGTACGGCGCTTGGGGCATCACCGCCGCCGTACCCCACCAGGCCCGCGTCTACCGCGCGCACGGGATCCAGCGGATCTTCCTCGCCAACGAGGTCGTGGACGCTGCCGCCCTGCGCTGGCTGGCGGGCGAGCTGGACGCCGATCCGGACTTCCGCTTCATCTGTTACGTCGACTCCGTGCGCGGCGTCGAGCTCATGGACGAGGCCCTGCGGGGCACCTCCCGCCCCGTCGAGGTCGTCATCGAACTGGGGGCGGGCGAGGGCGCCCGCACGGGGGTGCGCACCGAGGCCGGGTGCGCGGCCGTCGCGGACGCGGTCGCCGCCACCGCGACGCTCCGGCTGGTCGGCGTCGCCGGTTACGAGGGCGAGGTCCCGCAGGCCGACGGCGACCGGGTACGTGCCTGGGTACGCCGGCTGACCGAGCTGGCCGCCGACTTCGACAAGGCCGGACGCTTCGACGGCACCACCGAGATCGTGATCAGCGCGGGCGGGAGTGCCTGGTTCGACGCGGTCGCCGATGTGTTCGGGGAGATCCCCGAACTGTCCCGCCCCGCCCTGAAGCTGCTGCGCTCCGGCGCGTACGTCTCGCACGACGACGGCCACTACCGCCACCTCACCCCCTTCAACCGCCTCCCGGACGAGGGCGCACTGCGCCCGGCGTTCCGGCTGTGGGCCCAGGTCGTCTCGCGCCCCACCCCCGACCAGGCGTTCGTCAACGCGGGCAAGCGGGACGCCGCGTACGACCTCGATCTGCCCGAGGCACAGGTCGTCCGCGACGGCCGCACCGGCGAGATCCGCCCGGCGGACGGCATCTCGGTGAGCGGGCTCTCCGACCAGCACGGCTGGGTCCGCACCACTGCGGAGGCGGACCTGGAGGTGGGCGACTGGCTGGGGATGGGCCTGTCCCACCCGTGCACGTCGTTCGACAAGTGGCAGCTGATTCCGCTGGTCGAGGCGGACGGCACGGTCGTCGACTACATCCGTACGTTCTTCTGA
- a CDS encoding N-acyl-D-amino-acid deacylase family protein: MDLVIRDARIVDGTGSPSYRADVRIRDGRIAAIRREGEPALFGARTLDAHGLALSPGFIDMHAHSDLALLRDPDHCAKAAQGVTLEVLGQDGLSYAPVDDATLAGVRTAITGWNGNGSDIDFDWRTVGEYLDRLDRGIAVNAAYLIPQGTVRMYAVGWDDRPATDAELARMKQLVADGMEQGAVGLSSGLTYTPGMYADNAELTELCRVVARYDGYYCPHHRSYGAGALEAYEEMVSLTRAAGCALHLAHATMNFGVNKGRAPELLALLDDALDAGADISLDTYPYTPGCTTLAAMLPSWANEGGPDAVLARLHDDATAERIRHHLEEIGSDGCHGVPIEWDTIEISGVSGVGHAGYVGRTVAESAAVRGEVPWATARRLLIEDRLGPTILQHVGHEENVRLIMRHRVHTGGSDGILQGDKPHPRAYGTFPNYLGRYARELGILSLEETVAHLTGRPAARLRLPDRGLVREGYRADLVLFDPDTVAAGSTFDAPRTLPVGIPHVLIDGRFVIEDGVRTDVLAGRSVRRGAARPPRA, translated from the coding sequence ATGGATCTCGTCATCCGCGACGCCCGCATCGTCGACGGCACCGGCAGCCCGTCGTACCGCGCCGACGTCCGCATCCGCGACGGCCGCATCGCCGCGATACGCCGTGAAGGCGAACCCGCCCTCTTTGGGGCGCGCACCCTCGACGCGCACGGCCTCGCGCTCTCGCCCGGCTTCATCGACATGCACGCCCACAGCGACCTCGCCCTGCTGCGCGACCCGGACCATTGCGCGAAGGCTGCCCAGGGCGTCACCCTCGAAGTGCTGGGTCAGGACGGGCTGTCGTACGCGCCCGTCGACGACGCCACGCTCGCCGGGGTCCGCACGGCGATCACCGGCTGGAACGGCAACGGCTCGGACATCGACTTCGACTGGCGCACCGTCGGCGAGTACCTGGACCGTCTGGACCGCGGCATCGCCGTCAACGCGGCGTACCTGATCCCTCAGGGCACGGTCCGGATGTACGCGGTCGGCTGGGACGACCGTCCGGCGACCGACGCCGAGCTCGCACGGATGAAGCAGCTCGTCGCCGACGGCATGGAGCAAGGCGCGGTCGGCCTCTCGTCGGGCCTGACCTACACGCCCGGAATGTACGCGGACAACGCCGAACTGACCGAGCTGTGCCGGGTGGTGGCCCGCTACGACGGCTACTACTGCCCGCATCACCGCTCCTACGGCGCCGGCGCGCTCGAGGCCTACGAAGAGATGGTCTCCCTCACCCGTGCGGCCGGCTGTGCCCTCCATCTCGCCCACGCCACCATGAACTTCGGCGTGAACAAGGGCCGTGCGCCCGAGCTGCTCGCGCTGCTCGACGATGCGCTCGACGCCGGCGCGGACATCTCCCTCGACACGTATCCGTACACCCCCGGCTGCACCACGCTGGCCGCGATGCTGCCGAGCTGGGCGAACGAGGGCGGCCCGGACGCGGTGCTCGCGCGGCTGCACGACGATGCCACCGCCGAGAGGATCCGCCACCACCTGGAGGAGATCGGCTCGGACGGCTGCCACGGCGTACCGATCGAGTGGGACACGATCGAGATCTCGGGCGTGAGCGGGGTCGGGCACGCCGGCTACGTGGGCCGTACGGTCGCCGAGTCGGCGGCCGTACGCGGCGAGGTCCCGTGGGCCACCGCCCGCAGACTGCTGATCGAGGACCGCCTCGGCCCGACGATCCTGCAGCACGTCGGCCACGAGGAGAACGTCCGCCTGATCATGCGCCACCGCGTGCACACCGGCGGCAGCGACGGAATCCTCCAGGGCGACAAACCGCATCCGCGCGCCTACGGCACGTTCCCGAACTATCTCGGCCGGTACGCAAGGGAACTCGGCATTCTCTCGCTGGAGGAGACGGTGGCCCATCTCACCGGACGCCCGGCCGCCCGGCTGCGGCTGCCCGACCGCGGTCTGGTCCGTGAGGGCTACCGCGCCGACCTGGTCCTGTTCGACCCGGACACGGTGGCTGCGGGCTCCACGTTCGACGCACCGCGCACGCTGCCGGTGGGCATCCCGCATGTGCTGATCGACGGCC